The Sulfitobacter donghicola DSW-25 = KCTC 12864 = JCM 14565 genome has a segment encoding these proteins:
- a CDS encoding lytic murein transglycosylase yields MRSIFLAALLALSPLPALAQSACGGNFNSFLQGLINEAPKHRIDKTTATNFLKGVRRDPAVIRADQSQGVFQRPFVDFSRRLISNDRINRGRSNGQKYKRVFDRIQSRYGVDRGVLLAFWAFETDFGSIQGNFNTANALVTLAHDCRRPELFRPQIFAAMELYKRGEFSPSKTTGAWAGEIGMVQMLPHDILENGTDGDGDGRVSLKTSAPDALMSGGKMLSSLGWRAGEPWIDEVIVPQDFDWSLTGLNTKKRARDWAALGVKPRDGRLSSNLPASLILPQGRRGPAFLTYPNFDVYFEWNQSFTYVLTAAYFATRLNGAQVYNAGKPEKGLSGNQMKRLQRALRKRGHDVGKVDGILGAKTRTAVQKEQQRFKVPADAWPTPAFLSKLEGRTTP; encoded by the coding sequence ATGCGCTCTATTTTCCTCGCGGCCCTTTTGGCCCTCTCTCCCCTTCCCGCCCTTGCCCAGTCAGCATGCGGAGGCAATTTCAACAGCTTCCTACAGGGTCTGATCAACGAAGCCCCCAAACATCGCATCGACAAAACCACCGCCACCAATTTCCTGAAAGGCGTGCGCCGTGATCCCGCCGTGATCCGCGCGGACCAATCCCAAGGTGTCTTCCAACGCCCGTTCGTCGACTTCTCGCGCCGCCTGATTTCAAATGACCGCATCAACCGCGGCCGCAGCAACGGCCAGAAATACAAACGCGTCTTTGACCGTATCCAAAGCCGCTATGGCGTCGACCGTGGCGTCCTGCTGGCCTTTTGGGCCTTTGAAACCGACTTTGGCTCAATCCAAGGGAACTTTAACACCGCCAACGCGCTGGTGACCCTTGCCCATGATTGCCGCCGCCCCGAATTGTTCCGCCCGCAAATCTTTGCCGCGATGGAGCTGTATAAACGGGGTGAATTCAGCCCCTCCAAGACCACTGGCGCTTGGGCGGGTGAAATCGGCATGGTGCAAATGCTACCCCACGACATTCTGGAAAACGGCACCGATGGTGACGGCGATGGTCGCGTTAGCCTGAAAACCTCTGCGCCAGATGCGCTGATGTCGGGGGGCAAAATGCTCTCATCCCTCGGCTGGCGCGCGGGTGAGCCGTGGATCGACGAGGTCATCGTCCCTCAAGATTTCGACTGGTCCCTGACCGGCCTCAACACCAAAAAACGCGCACGCGACTGGGCTGCATTGGGTGTAAAACCCCGCGATGGCCGCCTGTCCAGCAACCTGCCTGCATCGCTGATCCTACCCCAAGGGCGGCGCGGCCCCGCCTTCCTGACCTACCCGAACTTTGACGTCTATTTCGAATGGAACCAAAGCTTTACCTACGTGCTGACCGCCGCCTATTTCGCCACCCGCCTGAATGGCGCCCAAGTGTACAATGCAGGCAAACCCGAAAAAGGTCTCAGCGGGAACCAGATGAAACGTCTGCAACGCGCTTTGCGCAAACGGGGCCATGACGTTGGAAAAGTCGATGGCATTCTGGGCGCAAAAACCAGAACGGCCGTTCAAAAAGAACAGCAACGCTTCAAAGTACCGGCAGATGCATGGCCAACACCTGCGTTCCTCTCAAAACTCGAAGGAAGAACCACCCCATGA
- a CDS encoding rhodanese-like domain-containing protein has translation MSLKITAAQMVANARARIEEIETADAIAMVNDPTVQIVDIRDPRERQRTGYIPGSFHCPRGMLEFWVDPDSPYFKEVFAQDKKFVFHCASGWRSAISTATLQDMGFDAAHLKEGFSTWEAAGGPVEHAEPKA, from the coding sequence ATGAGCCTGAAAATAACCGCCGCCCAAATGGTCGCTAACGCCCGCGCGCGTATCGAAGAGATCGAAACCGCAGATGCAATCGCCATGGTGAACGACCCCACCGTTCAGATCGTCGATATCCGCGACCCCCGCGAACGCCAACGCACTGGCTATATCCCTGGCAGCTTCCACTGCCCACGCGGGATGCTGGAATTTTGGGTCGACCCCGACAGCCCTTATTTCAAAGAGGTGTTTGCGCAGGACAAGAAATTCGTCTTCCACTGCGCCTCTGGCTGGCGCTCTGCGATTTCTACCGCAACGCTACAGGATATGGGCTTTGACGCGGCCCACCTCAAAGAAGGGTTCAGCACATGGGAGGCCGCTGGCGGCCCTGTTGAGCATGCCGAGCCTAAGGCCTAA
- a CDS encoding response regulator encodes MTNDPSQTPQVLIVESVPELAIVWQNHLLRQGMSATYVTSQEDAIAHLTAHKTDILILDLVVEEGSALAISDYANYRQPDAQVIFVTNTSFFSDGSIFAHSANARAFIQSNTPPEDLAAMVAHYGAERRAS; translated from the coding sequence ATGACTAATGACCCATCCCAAACCCCACAGGTGTTGATCGTGGAAAGCGTGCCAGAGCTTGCTATTGTGTGGCAAAACCACTTGCTGCGCCAAGGGATGAGTGCGACCTATGTCACGTCTCAAGAAGATGCGATTGCGCATTTGACGGCGCATAAAACCGATATTCTGATTCTGGATTTAGTTGTTGAGGAAGGGTCTGCGTTGGCGATATCGGATTACGCCAATTATCGACAGCCCGACGCGCAGGTGATTTTTGTAACAAACACCAGCTTCTTTTCAGACGGATCGATCTTTGCCCATTCGGCAAATGCACGCGCATTTATTCAAAGCAATACACCGCCAGAGGATTTGGCGGCGATGGTTGCCCATTACGGAGCCGAGCGGCGCGCGAGCTAG
- the cbiB gene encoding adenosylcobinamide-phosphate synthase CbiB — protein MSAPLILALAMLLDAAMGEPRWLWSRLPHPAVLMGRAVGFLDKELNTDKTSILAGILALLLLMGGAALLGWGLSALGGVVQVIVVCILLAQRSLVQHVAAVADGLRVSLGDGRRAVSMIVSRDTAQMDQSATARSAIESAAENLSDGVIAPAFWFLVAGLPGLLIYKIVNTADSMIGYRTPQYERFGKAAALMDDAMNILPARLTSVLIALPTGVITSLRAISRDAKLHRSPNAGWPEAAMARAIGVALAGPRAYDGKMQDFPWVGGSGARIIGPKEIDASLRVLWQAWGMMLGLTILLALI, from the coding sequence ATGAGCGCGCCCCTGATCCTCGCCCTTGCGATGCTGCTGGATGCCGCAATGGGCGAGCCCAGATGGCTTTGGTCGCGCCTGCCCCACCCTGCGGTTCTGATGGGCCGCGCCGTTGGTTTTTTGGACAAAGAGCTGAACACGGATAAGACCAGCATATTGGCCGGTATCCTTGCGCTGCTTTTGCTAATGGGAGGCGCTGCTTTGCTGGGCTGGGGGCTTAGCGCGCTTGGCGGCGTGGTACAGGTGATCGTTGTGTGCATCCTGCTGGCCCAACGATCACTGGTGCAACATGTCGCCGCTGTCGCGGATGGCTTGCGGGTCTCCCTTGGCGATGGTCGTCGCGCCGTTTCTATGATCGTCAGCCGCGACACCGCGCAAATGGATCAATCCGCCACAGCCCGCTCCGCGATCGAAAGCGCGGCGGAAAACCTGTCGGACGGGGTGATTGCACCCGCCTTCTGGTTCCTCGTCGCAGGCCTGCCCGGACTCCTGATATATAAAATCGTGAATACCGCCGACAGCATGATCGGCTATCGCACACCACAATACGAACGCTTTGGCAAAGCAGCCGCACTGATGGATGACGCGATGAACATCCTGCCTGCACGGCTCACCTCTGTGCTAATCGCACTCCCCACAGGCGTCATCACCTCCCTGCGCGCCATCTCGCGTGACGCCAAACTCCACCGCTCGCCCAATGCAGGCTGGCCCGAAGCCGCAATGGCACGCGCCATAGGTGTAGCATTAGCGGGCCCGCGCGCCTATGATGGCAAAATGCAGGATTTCCCTTGGGTCGGCGGCAGCGGAGCACGCATCATCGGACCCAAAGAAATCGATGCATCTCTGCGCGTGCTTTGGCAGGCTTGGGGCATGATGCTGGGGCTAACCATTCTGCTGGCCCTTATATAG
- the smc gene encoding chromosome segregation protein SMC, translating into MRFSKLRLTGFKSFVDPTDLVIADGLTGVVGPNGCGKSNLLEALRWVMGENRPTAMRGGGMEDVIFAGAATRPARNFAEVSLQIDNSERLAPAGFNDSDNLDIVRRITRDVGSAYKAAGKDVRARDVQMLFADASTGAHSPALVRQGQISELINAKPKNRRRILEEAAGISGLYARRHEAELKLNGAETNLARVDDVIEQLAAQLAQLARQARQASRYREIGDQLRRTEGTLLYRRWREADDARARAEEELRARVTAAAQAEGLVRSSAKARQEAEDALPALREEDAIAAAVVQRLVVQRDTLSDQEKRATALIETLQGRIAQLAKDIDRESGLNRDAGETIERLEWEARELSKAGEGHEAALEAAAETAREAAAVLQSREADLSQQTEDVARLAARYGSAERLLEDSRKTQAKSEAEATRAREAVEASEAALAKAASDFDAATVAEAAAVAAAEAADAALVEAEEARAQTQTREAEARGERSEAEGEMNALRAETTALAKLVERDTAEGGQILDRLQVEHGFEKALGAALADDLRAPEVEADGPSGWSALAAYADVQALPDGVTPLTNHVSCPDVLGRRMGQIGLVDADDGPRLQDALKPGQRLVSLEGDLWRWDGYRAWAEDAPSAAALRLQQLNRLEVLKQSLEQASQRAEGARAAHESLTAQLAAQTEADKRAREARRDADRMVADAGRALSRVEADRNLAAGRLESLGLAVTRHEEEAMGARTRVLEAERALADLGDLGDARAAVEDLRMTVEAARITMMSRRSGHDELRREGEARLKRSQEVTKELSGWRHRLETAEKRSAELVERKEQSETELKEAGAAPAEIAAKRDELGSEITRSEARRAEAIDKLSGAETVLRETTLAEREAERAASEAREARARSEARSDAAKETVAAAAERIAEDQQLTPNQLLTQLDVNPDEMPGAEVLEADVNRLKRQRDSLGAVNLRAEEDAKEVQEEHDGLVNEKADLEEAIKTLRSGIASLNREGRERLLTAFEQVNSNFSLLFTHLFGGGEANLVMVESEDPLEAGLEIMCQPPGKKLSTLSLLSGGEQTLTAMALIFAVFLANPAPICVLDEVDAPLDDANVTRFCDLLDEMCRQTDTRFLIITHHAVTMARMDRLFGVTMAEQGVSQLVSVDLKKAETLVA; encoded by the coding sequence ATGCGCTTTTCGAAACTCAGGCTGACGGGCTTTAAAAGCTTTGTTGACCCTACTGATCTCGTTATTGCCGATGGGCTAACGGGTGTTGTTGGGCCGAACGGCTGTGGGAAATCGAACCTGCTGGAAGCCTTGCGTTGGGTGATGGGGGAAAACCGCCCAACCGCGATGCGGGGCGGCGGAATGGAGGATGTGATCTTTGCCGGTGCGGCGACACGTCCGGCGCGCAACTTTGCCGAAGTTTCATTGCAGATTGATAACAGTGAACGGTTGGCGCCTGCGGGTTTCAACGACAGTGACAATCTGGATATCGTGCGCCGGATTACGCGCGATGTTGGCAGCGCCTATAAGGCGGCGGGCAAAGACGTGCGCGCGCGGGATGTTCAGATGCTGTTTGCGGATGCCTCGACGGGTGCGCATTCGCCAGCGCTGGTACGGCAGGGCCAGATTAGCGAGCTGATCAACGCCAAGCCGAAAAACCGTCGTCGGATTTTGGAAGAGGCGGCTGGGATCTCGGGGCTGTATGCGCGCCGTCACGAGGCCGAGCTAAAGCTGAATGGCGCAGAGACGAACCTTGCCCGTGTGGATGATGTGATCGAGCAGCTGGCGGCGCAGTTGGCGCAACTGGCACGGCAGGCGCGGCAGGCTTCGCGGTATCGCGAGATCGGCGATCAATTGCGCCGTACCGAGGGCACGTTGCTGTACCGCCGTTGGCGTGAGGCCGATGATGCGCGCGCGCGCGCCGAAGAGGAATTGCGGGCGCGGGTCACTGCGGCGGCGCAGGCCGAGGGGCTGGTGCGTTCGTCAGCTAAGGCGCGGCAGGAGGCTGAGGATGCTTTGCCTGCGCTGCGCGAGGAAGACGCGATTGCGGCGGCGGTTGTACAGCGTTTGGTGGTGCAGCGCGACACGCTGAGCGATCAGGAAAAGCGCGCCACAGCTTTGATCGAGACCTTGCAGGGGCGCATTGCGCAGCTGGCAAAGGATATCGACCGCGAAAGCGGGTTGAACCGCGATGCGGGTGAGACAATTGAGCGGCTGGAGTGGGAGGCCCGTGAGCTTTCCAAGGCGGGCGAGGGGCATGAGGCCGCGCTGGAGGCGGCTGCGGAAACGGCACGCGAAGCGGCTGCGGTTTTGCAATCGCGTGAGGCGGACCTGAGCCAGCAGACAGAAGACGTGGCACGATTGGCTGCGCGATATGGCTCGGCCGAGCGGTTGTTAGAGGACAGCCGCAAGACGCAGGCGAAATCCGAGGCCGAGGCGACCCGTGCGCGCGAGGCTGTGGAGGCCAGTGAGGCGGCTTTGGCCAAGGCGGCGAGTGATTTTGATGCTGCGACAGTCGCGGAGGCCGCCGCTGTGGCGGCAGCAGAGGCAGCGGATGCGGCCTTGGTCGAAGCGGAGGAGGCGCGCGCGCAGACGCAGACGCGTGAGGCGGAGGCACGCGGCGAGCGATCAGAGGCGGAGGGCGAGATGAACGCCTTGCGCGCCGAGACGACCGCGCTGGCAAAGCTGGTAGAGCGTGACACAGCTGAGGGTGGGCAGATCCTTGACCGTTTGCAGGTTGAGCACGGGTTTGAAAAGGCGTTGGGCGCGGCATTGGCCGATGATCTGCGCGCGCCTGAGGTAGAGGCAGATGGCCCATCGGGGTGGTCTGCGCTGGCGGCTTATGCGGATGTGCAGGCTTTGCCAGATGGTGTGACGCCGCTGACCAATCACGTGTCTTGCCCTGATGTTTTGGGGCGGCGCATGGGGCAGATCGGATTGGTGGATGCGGATGATGGTCCGCGTTTGCAGGATGCGTTGAAACCGGGACAGCGGCTTGTCTCTCTTGAGGGGGATTTGTGGCGCTGGGACGGGTATCGCGCATGGGCCGAGGACGCGCCATCGGCTGCGGCGCTGCGGTTGCAGCAGTTGAACCGTCTGGAGGTTTTGAAGCAGTCGTTGGAGCAAGCCAGCCAGCGTGCGGAAGGTGCCCGTGCGGCACATGAGAGCCTGACCGCGCAACTTGCAGCGCAGACCGAAGCCGATAAACGCGCCCGCGAAGCGCGCCGTGATGCGGACCGTATGGTTGCTGATGCGGGCCGTGCGCTTAGCCGTGTTGAGGCGGATCGCAACCTTGCGGCGGGGCGGCTTGAGAGTTTGGGGCTGGCGGTGACGCGCCACGAGGAAGAGGCGATGGGTGCGCGCACGCGGGTTCTGGAGGCCGAGCGGGCCTTGGCCGATCTGGGTGATCTGGGCGATGCGCGGGCTGCCGTGGAAGATTTGCGCATGACGGTTGAGGCGGCGCGGATCACCATGATGTCGCGCCGGTCTGGCCATGACGAATTGCGCCGCGAAGGCGAGGCGCGGTTGAAGCGGTCCCAAGAGGTCACGAAAGAGCTCAGCGGGTGGCGGCACCGTCTGGAAACGGCCGAGAAACGCAGTGCCGAGTTGGTGGAGCGCAAAGAGCAATCCGAGACGGAGCTGAAAGAGGCAGGCGCGGCGCCTGCGGAAATCGCGGCCAAGCGGGATGAGCTAGGGTCTGAGATCACGCGATCCGAGGCGCGCCGCGCTGAGGCGATAGACAAGCTATCGGGTGCTGAAACGGTGCTGCGAGAAACGACATTGGCGGAGCGTGAGGCCGAGCGCGCGGCATCCGAAGCCCGTGAGGCGCGCGCGAGGTCCGAGGCCCGCAGCGATGCGGCCAAAGAGACCGTTGCCGCCGCAGCCGAGCGGATCGCCGAGGACCAGCAGCTAACTCCGAACCAGTTGCTGACCCAACTGGATGTGAACCCCGATGAAATGCCAGGCGCAGAGGTGTTGGAGGCGGATGTGAACCGTCTGAAACGCCAGCGGGATTCTTTGGGGGCGGTGAACCTGCGCGCCGAAGAGGACGCGAAGGAAGTTCAGGAAGAACACGACGGTTTGGTCAATGAAAAGGCCGACCTTGAGGAGGCGATCAAGACGCTGCGATCGGGTATCGCGAGCCTGAACCGCGAAGGGCGCGAACGGTTGCTGACGGCGTTTGAGCAGGTGAATTCGAACTTTTCGCTGTTGTTCACCCATCTGTTCGGCGGGGGCGAGGCCAATCTGGTGATGGTCGAATCCGAAGACCCGCTGGAAGCTGGCCTAGAAATCATGTGCCAACCACCGGGCAAAAAGCTGAGCACGTTGAGTTTGCTGTCGGGGGGGGAGCAGACGTTGACGGCGATGGCGCTGATCTTTGCTGTGTTTTTGGCCAACCCTGCGCCGATCTGTGTTTTGGATGAGGTCGACGCGCCGCTGGATGATGCCAACGTGACGCGGTTCTGCGATCTGTTGGACGAGATGTGCCGCCAGACCGACACGCGGTTTTTGATCATCACGCACCATGCGGTGACGATGGCGCGGATGGATCGCCTATTCGGTGTGACCATGGCCGAGCAGGGCGTGAGCCAGCTGGTGTCGGTCGATCTGAAAAAGGCGGAAACGCTGGTCGCGTAA
- the cobD gene encoding threonine-phosphate decarboxylase CobD — protein MAQRKRDHGGGLDDAAKTFGGTRADWMDLSTGINPQSYPIGETTADAWTALPDRTAQDALIKAARSFWNIPDTAAVLATPGASAPIAMIPRLRPAGQVHIAAPTYNEHAAAFDGAGWRVTNSAQGATAQVIVHPNNPDGRVFSACDLDAPLRIIDESFCDVMPEASLIDLTQEPNTIVLKSFGKFWGLAGLRLGFAIGSPDLIEQLQQMLGPWPVAGPALEIGARALTDHTWAETTRQRLANDATRLDALMTPRGAKLVGGTSLFRLYHVADAPAFQTRLAQHQIWSRVFPYNPQWLRLGLPAPHQWNRLEAALA, from the coding sequence GTGGCGCAGAGAAAACGTGATCACGGCGGCGGATTAGACGATGCCGCCAAAACATTCGGCGGCACACGCGCCGATTGGATGGATCTGTCTACCGGTATCAACCCCCAAAGCTATCCCATAGGCGAAACCACCGCAGATGCATGGACCGCCCTGCCCGACCGCACCGCCCAAGACGCGCTAATCAAGGCAGCGCGATCCTTTTGGAACATCCCCGACACAGCCGCTGTGCTAGCAACCCCTGGTGCATCCGCACCCATCGCGATGATCCCTCGCCTACGGCCTGCTGGTCAGGTTCACATCGCGGCCCCCACCTATAACGAACACGCAGCCGCCTTTGACGGGGCAGGTTGGCGCGTGACCAACAGCGCACAAGGCGCAACTGCGCAGGTCATCGTACATCCCAACAACCCCGATGGCCGTGTCTTTTCCGCCTGCGATCTCGATGCCCCTCTGCGCATCATCGACGAAAGCTTTTGTGACGTTATGCCAGAGGCGTCCCTGATTGATCTAACCCAAGAGCCAAACACCATTGTCCTCAAAAGCTTTGGCAAATTTTGGGGCCTCGCGGGGCTGCGCCTTGGCTTTGCAATCGGCTCTCCCGATCTGATCGAACAATTGCAACAAATGCTAGGCCCTTGGCCCGTCGCTGGCCCCGCCTTAGAGATTGGCGCACGGGCGTTGACGGACCACACATGGGCCGAAACCACACGCCAAAGGCTGGCAAACGATGCCACCCGATTGGACGCGTTGATGACACCCCGCGGCGCCAAACTGGTCGGCGGCACATCCCTTTTCCGGCTCTATCACGTGGCCGATGCACCCGCATTTCAAACCCGCCTCGCACAGCACCAGATCTGGAGCAGGGTCTTTCCCTATAATCCCCAATGGCTGCGCCTTGGCCTGCCCGCGCCGCACCAATGGAACCGGCTAGAGGCCGCACTCGCATGA